A window of the Bacteroides thetaiotaomicron VPI-5482 genome harbors these coding sequences:
- a CDS encoding DUF4270 family protein, whose amino-acid sequence MRLFITLFYSLLLFCTIFSCRDESSSIGSKWVESSFINVVTDTCMVTLSTLLADSLATSGDTICQIGRFKDDLYGEIKTSFYAEYQVPSHSLNETTDYQFDSITFKWYTSGDYLGDTLVYHRIDLYSLSQGLSLEDNGYLFNKTNVSYNQNNHLGSVSIRPTPGYRNELHETRLPDEWGKKWFNLMLEDDECMESQDRFRAFFKGIAFIPDENGTCINGFQVNDSSFCITLYYHELKEKPTEQTLVFNASTSLNYTKVEHDRTNTPLENLKAGTDYELPSSESEHQVYLQGLTGMYINVEFPYLNNLNQTGRLVSIESAVLKLYPIKGTYNGKYPLPKSLSLYTADQNNATQSVITDISGNTVQTGSLVEDNVYYEDTHYSFDITSFIQNNLGTAGESREKLQIFLSDNAFYNTVQGVVLGDSKHPVNDHDNNVSLTIYYKTYTK is encoded by the coding sequence ATGAGACTATTCATTACACTTTTTTATTCATTACTCTTATTTTGTACAATATTCTCCTGTAGGGATGAATCTTCTTCCATTGGAAGTAAATGGGTAGAGAGTTCTTTTATAAATGTAGTGACAGATACATGTATGGTGACTCTGAGCACATTATTAGCCGATTCTCTGGCAACTTCGGGAGATACGATCTGTCAGATCGGGCGATTTAAGGATGATCTTTACGGAGAAATAAAAACTTCGTTTTATGCAGAATATCAAGTACCTTCTCATTCACTTAATGAGACTACTGACTATCAGTTTGACTCTATCACGTTCAAATGGTATACTTCCGGGGATTATCTGGGGGATACACTGGTCTATCATCGTATTGACTTATATAGTTTATCGCAAGGACTCTCTCTGGAAGATAACGGTTACCTGTTTAATAAGACCAACGTTAGCTATAATCAGAATAATCATCTTGGTTCTGTTTCTATACGTCCTACACCCGGCTATCGGAACGAGTTACATGAAACGCGCCTGCCTGACGAATGGGGAAAGAAGTGGTTTAATTTAATGCTGGAAGATGATGAATGTATGGAGTCTCAGGATCGTTTCCGGGCTTTCTTCAAAGGAATAGCTTTTATTCCCGATGAAAACGGGACGTGCATTAACGGCTTTCAGGTGAACGATTCGAGTTTTTGTATTACCCTTTATTATCATGAACTGAAAGAGAAGCCTACGGAACAGACCTTAGTGTTCAATGCCAGCACTTCACTGAACTACACCAAGGTGGAACATGACCGTACTAATACTCCTTTGGAGAATCTCAAGGCAGGAACAGATTATGAACTGCCTTCTTCCGAGAGCGAACATCAGGTGTATCTGCAAGGGCTGACCGGTATGTATATCAATGTCGAATTTCCCTATCTGAATAATCTGAATCAGACCGGAAGGCTTGTTTCCATTGAAAGTGCAGTACTCAAGCTATATCCTATCAAAGGTACGTATAACGGAAAGTATCCATTACCGAAATCGTTGTCTCTTTATACGGCAGACCAGAATAACGCCACTCAGAGTGTCATTACTGACATCTCGGGAAATACCGTACAAACGGGAAGCCTGGTGGAAGATAATGTCTATTATGAAGATACTCACTATTCGTTTGATATCACCTCGTTTATTCAGAATAATCTGGGGACAGCGGGGGAGAGCCGTGAGAAACTGCAAATATTCCTCTCTGACAATGCTTTTTATAATACCGTTCAGGGAGTGGTGCTGGGAGATAGCAAACACCCTGTGAATGACCATGATAATAATGTATCACTCACTATTTATTATAAGACATATACGAAATGA